From Daphnia pulicaria isolate SC F1-1A chromosome 4, SC_F0-13Bv2, whole genome shotgun sequence, one genomic window encodes:
- the LOC124338537 gene encoding probable 28S ribosomal protein S23, mitochondrial, which produces MASSRLERIGTIYTRVRGLLRSGAMKQEDKPVWYDVYEAFPPKIEPFHGRKVPDMAVRNILYPEDIIRAKFYERYGSSGQISLTNKYPTPCQNFLDKYREMEKDYADENELFEAVVKVLQEEKSMFSSSNEQQSRDTSMASMFTSVNKEISQKSKINIADVLSEK; this is translated from the exons ATGGCTTCTAGTCGCCTAGAAAGAATAGGAACTATATATACAAG GGTACGAGGTCTTCTTCGTTCCGGTGCTATGAAACAGGAGGATAAACCAGTATGGTACGACGTTTATGAAGCATTTCCTCCAAAAATAGAACCTTTTCATGGTAGAAAAGTCCCCGACATGGCTGTTCGCAACATCCTTTACCCAGAAGACATTATAAGAGC GAAATTCTACGAAAGATATGGTTCATCTGGGCAAATTTCGCTGACAAACAAGTATCCTACACCTTGCCAAAATTTTTTGGATAAATATagggaaatggaaaaagacTATGcagatgaaaatgaactttttgaAGCTGTTGTAAAAGTtctacaagaagaaaaatcaatgtttTCTTCGTCCAATGAACAACAAAGCCGTGATACCAGTATGGCTTCCATGTTCACTTCAGTTAACAAAGAAATATCTCAGAAGTCTAAAATTAATATAGCAGATGTGTTATCTGAGAAGTAG
- the LOC124338530 gene encoding uncharacterized protein LOC124338530 → MYCIRLLLLVSCATLAALVQSSDIILDDASLRSSILRDIQHSNASCFPKDTCRTDKVSRISDSPDWTKRNCLCDDSCTNFGDCCPDSKRFEPNQQRLAGARFTCLHLMQYNFNWIVNKCPSDWNDPVVAHACETEPAEWQVHLDPINHMPVTSQVSGVTYRNLNCAQCHQDVAYANSQSSSLRFWNPRLECNSILAGSTILNTMNKDTLASKIEWDNEQKMWGLMVDIDGKGEQFHSCFVDPALPDDLQSYLRPCQPSMNECPLEWEDEDVRSKCLSYTSFVYTPQEIYRNVHCAICNGVLPEELSCNSHGITFRKLPDAREFNPSAFALLFDLKDNDGNGIVGKEKSCLDGQLYDPFSRKCRTVYCSQPGTFYREGRCYGLPPNPLSDTTTTTTTTSTTTTIADDVTAVTDANEVVFPKQKDSKGFYTEELANSSAPQLPEIILNIADPSTEISTMENEGFPTTTTTLSSIIPVNMTDDAQSSTETNFTSCPKFLLSEDEVEWLENGTLYVPSHEKPYEVGHYEKSKDGILICAEGLTLVSKFDPVLGWVTVAGLGLSEVCLALHLIAFIISPDLRNLSGRNLASLSLALFAAYGSFIIAQFVPTGGNICVAVALCTFYFFLSAFWWTSVLAWDVWRTIRLATVQLRCSSSGQQWGKFILYSMYAWLLPGLIVAAAVAVEYVDTDAFSWMPTEYRPFFGRNVCWFGQRKAILIYFAAPLAVILSINLLLFISSAYMIRSTTAKSPTSSNQASSRKQLGLYVRLALIMGLSWLAGLIAGAADFMPLWYVFVALCSLQGVFILLAYTCNPKVARSIRNRILVCRKTKGCQSTYRTALVGGLSRSQDLRRLGKGGKGKVEARDSHDSQISQTSQTSLTKTSSTTTP, encoded by the exons ATGTATTGCATACGGTTACTGTTGTTGGTGAGTTGCGCTACTTTGGCGGCGCTGGTGCAATCGAGTGACATCATTCTAGACGACGCTTCTCTGCGGTCATCCATCCTAAGAGACATCCAACATTCAAACGCCTCCTGCTTTCCCAAGGACACTTGCCGCACAGATAAG GTGAGCCGAATTAGCGATTCCCCAGACTGGACCAAACGCAATTGTCTTTGCGACGATTCGTGCACAAATTTTGGTGATTGCTGTCcggattcaaaacgatttGAACCTAACCAGCAACGACTAGCGGGAGCTCGCTTCACCTGTTTGCATCTAATGCAATATAACTTCAATTGGATCGTCAATAAATGTCCAAGTGATTGGAATGATCCTGTTGTGGCACATGCCTGTGAAACGGAACCAGCTGAATGGCAAGTTCATTTGGACCCCATTAATCACATGCCAGTGACGAGTCAGGTTTCTGGTGTTACTTATCGAAATCTGAATTGCGCTCAATGCCATCAAGATGTGGCCTACGCCAACAGCCAGTCATCCTCCCTTCGCTTTTG GAATCCGAGATTGGAGTGCAACTCCATATTAGCTGGGAGCACAATTCTTAACACAATGAACAAAGATACTCTGGCTTCCAAG ATTGAGTGGGATAATGAACAGAAGATGTGGGGACTTATGGTCGATATCGACGGCAAAGGTGAACAGTTTCATTCTTGCTTTGTTGATCCGGCCCTACCTGATGACCTGCAGTCTTATTTGCGGCCTTGCCAACCTTCGATGAACGAATGTCCCTTGGAATGGGAAGATGAAGACGTTCGCAGCAAGTGCCTATCGTACACGTCCTTCGTGTACACACCACAAGAAATCTACCGCAACGTCCACTGTGCAATTTGCAACGGTGTCCTACCAGAGGAACTGTCGTGTAATTCACATGGCATAACCTTTCGTAAATTGCCGGATGCACGCGAATTCAATCCTTCCGCGTTCGCCCTTCTTTTCGATTTGAAAGACAACGACGGCAATGGaattgttggaaaagaaaaaagttgcctGGATGGCCAACTTTACGATCCCTTTTCGCGAAAGTGTCGTACCGTTTACTGTTCGCAACCTGGCACGTTCTATCGCGAAGGACGTTGTTATGGATTACCCCCTAATCCTTTATcggacacaacaacaactactactacaacaaGTACTACTACAACCATTGCCGATGATGTAACAGCAGTTACCGACGCCAACGAAGTCGTATTTCCTAAGCAAAAGGATTCTAAAGGTTTTTATACCGAAGAACTGGCCAACTCATCAGCACCTCAGTTGCCGGAGATTATACTGAATATTGCTGATCCTTCAACTGAGATTTCCACCATGGAAAACGAAGGTTttccgacaacaacaacaactctcaGTTCGATAATTCCAGTGAACATGACCGATGACGCCCAGAGTTCGACAGAGACGAATTTTACTTCGTGTCctaaatttcttctttcggaAGACGAAGTAGAATGGCTGGAAAACGGCACCCTTTATGTCCCCTCACACGAAAAACCCTATGAAGTGGGTCACTACGAAAAATCGAAGGACGGAATTTTGATCTGCGCCGAGGGGTTAACGTTGGTTTCCAAGTTTGATCCAGTTCTCGGTTGGGTGACGGTGGCTGGACTGGGACTATCTGAAGTGTGTCTAGCTCTCCATTTAATTGCGTTCATCATTAGTCCCGATTTACGCAATTTATCCGGTCGAAATTTGGCATCTTTATCGTTGGCTCTCTTTGCTGCATACGGCTCTTTCATCATAGCTCAGTTTGTTCCCACTGGTGGCAACATCTGTGTAGCAGTTGCATTGTGTACCTTCtacttctttctctctgcctTCTGGTGGACATCAGTTTTAGCGTGGGATGTGTGGCGCACTATCCGATTGGCTACCGTTCAGCTGAGGTGTTCTTCCTCCGGTCAGCAGTGGGGCAAGTTTATTTTGTATTCGATGTACGCCTGGTTGCTACCTGGATTAATTGTAGCCGCAGCTGTGGCTGTTGAGTACGTTGACACGGATGCTTTTTCCTGGATGCCGACAGAATACCGCCCATTTTTTGGTCGCAACGTGTGTTGGTTCGGTCAACGCAAAGCTATTCTGATCTATTTCGCCGCTCCGTTGGCCGTCATCCTCTCCATTAACCTATTGCTTTTTATCAGTTCGGCTTACATGATCCGTAGTACCACTGCGAAATCTCCTACCTCCAGCAACCAAGCAAGTTCGCGCAAACAGTTAGGCTTGTACGTTCGACTTGCTCTGATTATGGGTCTTTCTTGGTTAGCTGGTTTGATTGCTGGGGCTGCCGATTTTATGCCTTTGTGGTACGTGTTTGTTGCCCTGTGTTCGCTTCAGGGTGTTTTCATTCTGTTAGCCTACACCTGCAATCCTAAGGTGGCAAGGTCCATCCGTAACAGGATTTTGGTGTGCCGGAAAACCAAAGGGTGTCAATCCACTTATCGTACAGCTCTTGTGGGAGGTCTTAGTCGAAGTCAAGACCTCAGACGCTTGGGTAAAGGAGGAAAGGGTAAAGTTGAAGCCCGGGATTCACACGACTCGCAGATTTCCCAAACGTCACAAACTTCCCTTACTAAAACAAGTTCAACAACAACTCCGTGA
- the LOC124335930 gene encoding vacuolar protein sorting-associated protein 53 homolog, with amino-acid sequence MAAQEVDDFLDDELVNQYIVFPPEVIAAIDQVFPSQDPLDRADFNPVDYINNLFPTEQSLSNIEEVISDFQGKIHHLDSEIKSCIRSQSGVSADGAAALEEAQIAICQLFARIKDIRAKAEKSEHTVREITRDIKQLDIAKRNLTSAITTLNHLHFLVFGVDQLEVLCQKRQYSEIASLLQGVSRVMEHFTPYLDIPQVKQLADELDQIEKRLGDQISNDFKEAFSGSGPKQPSTLTQLSEACSVLNVIEPRFKREIIRWFVGLQLVEYSHLFQESEENAWLDRVDRRYAWVKRHLLSFEERMGRIFSQDWEMSERIAVEFCILTRNELTKIMAKRVNEIDVKLLLFTLQKTTQFEELLSRRFTGASMEELLSSEKSAKKIESTNPFEEPVGKNPFEEEDETEKSVPTNQAQLTITESLTVSPFHGLISRCFENHLNIFVDSQDKNLAELMDRFVADLKIQGPSLAQAEIEGCCVLPSCADLFVFYKKCLLQCAQLSTGQPMLSLTSVFKKYLREYASRLLQSNLPRSNNTSSITPVLPMSMSSLTKDFTRELRDLSSGGAAGLIQNFQSLLKEGDMSSTSPKYSKDDIARICTILTTAEYCLETTQQLEGKLKEKVQPALADKVDLGSEQDLFGSVISQCIQLLVADLECACEPALVTMAKTAWQTWESVGDQSQYVTLMTSQFKHYIPFIRDCLVSSRKYFTQFCMRFVNAFMTRFVQQLYKCKPVGVVGAEQLLLDTHMLKTALLDLPSVGSQVTRKPPASYSKMVVKGMTRAEMILKVVMDASDTNAKYVAHYMRLLPESDPSEFQKILDMKGVRRSEQQLLVDLYRAQQSSQGDREDSSTFSAVSASNTQGLPLSPDHESSRIKKLEKLIKRRL; translated from the exons ATGGCAGCACAAGAAGTAGACGATTTTCTAGATGATGAACTAGTAAATCAATACATTGTATTCCCACCAGAAGTCATCGCAGCAATTGATCAG GTCTTTCCTAGTCAGGATCCTTTAGACAGAGCTGATTTCAATCCAGTTGATTACATAAATAACTTATTTCCAACTGAACAATCCCTTTCTAATATTGAAGAAGTAATTTCCGATTTTCAAGGGAAAATTCACCATTTGGATTCAGAGATTAAGTCATGCATCCGTAGCCAGAGTGGAGTATCTGCTGATGGTGCAGCTGCTTTGGAGGAAGCCCAAATAGCAATCTGCCAACTGTTTGCACGTATTAAAGACATCAGAGCCAAAGCTGAAAAATCAGAGCACACTGTTCGGGAAATAACAAGGGACATAAAGCAACTAGACATAGCCAAGAGGAATTTGACATCTGCAATTACAACTCTTAACCAtttacattttcttgtttttggagTGGACCAGTTAGA AGTGCTATGTCAGAAGAGACAGTATTCTGAAATTGCTAGCCTATTGCAAGGTGTAAGTCGAGTAATGGAACATTTTACTCCATATTTAGATATTCCTCAAGTGAAGCAACTGGCTGATGAA TtggatcaaatagaaaaaaggctTGGAgaccaaatttcaaatgattttaagGAAGCATTTTCCGGTAGCGGCCCTAAACAACCGTCAACACTTACCCAGCTTAGTGAAGCTTGCTCAGTTCTCAACGTAATCGAACCTAGATTCAA gCGTGAAATTATCCGTTGGTTTGTTGGTCTTCAGTTAGTTGAGTACAGCCATTTGTTCCAAGAGTCAGAGGAAAATGCATGGTTAGATCGAGTCGATCGCCGATATGCTTGGGTAAAGCGTCATCTCCTGAGCTTTGAGGAGCGAATGGGACGTATTTTTTCACAAGATTGGGAAATGAGCGAACGCATAGCTGTTGAGTTCTGCATTCTCACTAG AAATGAACTGACAAAAATAATGGCCAAACgagtaaatgaaattgatgTCAAACTTCTACTGTTTACATTGCAAAAAACCACGCAGTTTGAGGAGCTTCTATCACGAAG ATTTACTGGTGCCTCCATGGAAGAGCTTTTGTCTTCTGAAAAGTCTGCTAAAAAAATAGAGAGTACTAATCCTTTTGAAGAACCTGTTGGTAAGAACccttttgaagaagaagatgaaactgaAAAGTCAGTTCCAACTAACCAAGCTCAGTTAACAATAACCGAGTCACTTACGGTGTCACCGTTCCATGGATTAATTAGTCGCTGCTTTGAAAACCATCTAAATATATTTGTCGATAGCCAAGACAA aaatcTGGCGGAACTGATGGATCGCTTTGTAGCAGATTTAAAAATCCAAGGTCCTTCACTAGCCCAAGCAGAGATAGAGGGTTGCTGTGTGTTACCTTCGTGTGcagatctttttgttttctataaaAAATGCCTCCTGCAATGTGCTCAGTTGAGTACAGGTCAACCTATGCTTTCTTTAACATCCGTCTTTAAGAAATACCTTAGAGAATACGCGTCAAGATTACTTCAGAGTAATTTACCAAG ATCAAACAACACCAGCTCAATAACTCCAGTTTTACCCATGAGCATGAGTAGCCTGACAAAAGATTTTACTAGAGAATTGCGTGACTTGAGTTCAGGCGGTGCTGCTGgattaattcaaaattttcagagCCTTCTTAAGGAAGGTGACATGTCCAGCACTTCTCCTAAATATTCCAAAGACGATATTGCTCGAATCTGCAC AATCTTGACTACAGCTGAATATTGTCTAGAAACCACACAGCAACTAGaaggaaaattaaaagaaaaggttcAGCCTGCATTGGCTGATAAAGTTGATCTCGGATCGGAACAGGATCTCTTTGGAAG TGTCATCAGTCAGTGCATTCAACTCTTGGTGGCGGATTTGGAATGTGCCTGTGAACCGGCACTCGTTACTATGGCTAAG ACGGCTTGGCAAACTTGGGAGAGCGTCGGCGATCAATCTCAGTACGTTACCCTAATGACTTCACAATTTAAACACTATATACCCTTTATCCGCGACTGCCTGGTCTCATCAAGAAAATACTTTACACAATTTTGTATGCGATTCGTCAA TGCCTTCATGACTCGATTCGTCCAACAACTGtacaagtgcaagccagtgggTGTTGTGGGAGCAGAACAGTTACTGCTTGACACCCATATGCTTAAAACAGCTTTACTTGATTTGCCTTCTGTTGGAAGTCAGGTGACGCGTAAACCCCCGGCGAG CTATTCAAAGATGGTTGTTAAAGGTATGACGCGTGCAGAAATGATACTGAAAGTAGTAATGGACGCCTCCGATACGAATGCTAAATACGTTGCGCACTACATGCGATTATTGCCTGAATCGGATCCTTCCGAGTTCCAAAAAATACTGGATATGAAAGGAGTTCGCCGATCTGAACAGCAGCTCTTAGTGGACCTTTATCGTGCTCAGCAATCAAGTCAAGGAGATCGTGAAGACAGTTCCACTTTCTCAGCCGTTTCAGCAAGTAACACACAAGGATTACCTCTAAGTCCCGATCATGAATCGAGCCGcataaaaaaacttgagaAGCTTATTAAACGTCGCCTTTAA